A genomic segment from Colletotrichum higginsianum IMI 349063 chromosome 5, whole genome shotgun sequence encodes:
- a CDS encoding C6 zinc finger protein, which produces MCQEPSRQVSLEPLIAVMRLVGSIYAAQEWSAPLKEHVETRFFEASPEDPTMVQSRLLYSVALFWHSFKAEAKHQMDLAVRLALDLGMFQQEFARTHGAGDPVLTESWRRTWWELYIIDAYYAGTLGTMNFAVVDVEATVELPCEESEYESGTLDDFDCREFSSGDASFSSFAYLISAVRCAASAISAAPKITSREDSTHIIQSADSVIDGWSLLLPKDRKQVMTKAGHIDELMFQAHLLINVPFSDLRFNPVEDISSCAREPPLEIAKPELVNVHTVRVLRSVEAQIRLLALPVRPFHHTPFVTCMISEGTLALLSACNFLLRGKELSIARDQIRMMIGCLKTLGETWPRTERNVQEIQTVARHVLRLGPNVTAGTSSGTRSSRVPSLSAVERSSDSQTGPVTDDNDVFPSLGSMDDVCGWYNLEDLGPQFAEWIGNE; this is translated from the exons ATGTGTCAAGAGCCGAGCCGTCAAGTCAGTCTCGAGCCTCTCATTGCCGTCATGCGTCTTGTTGGGAGCATCTATGCTGCCCAGGAATGGTCCGCTCCTCTCAAAGAGCACGTCGAGACCCGCTTCTTCGAGGCAAGCCCGGAAGATCCAACCATGGTGCAGTCTCGACTGCTGTACTCAGTGGCGCTGTTCTGGCACAGCTTCAAGGCCGAGGCAAAGCACCAGATGGATCTCGCCGTTCGTCTGGCACTTGACCTGGGCATGTTCCAACAAGAGTTCGCAAGGACTCACGGCGCCGGTGATCCCGTCCTGACCGAGAGTTGGAGGCGGACGTGGTGGGAGCTGTACATCATCGATGCATACTACGCCGGGACTTTGGGGACCATGAACTTTGCCGTCGTGGATGTCGAGGCGACTGTCGAGTTGCCTTGCGAAGAGTCGGAATATGAGTCGGGC ACACTTGACGATTTTGACTGTCGCGAGTTCTCTTCGGGGGACGCCTCGttctcctccttcgcctACCTCATCAGCGCTGTGAGGTGCGCAGCGTCGGCGATTTCCGCGGCGCCCAAGATCACAAGCAGAGAAGACTCGACGCACATCATCCAGAGTGCCGACTCTGTCATTGATGGGTGGTCGCTTCTGCTACCCAAAGACCGCAAGCAGGTCATGACCAAGGCCGGGCATATCGACGAGCTCATGTTCCAGGCGCACTTGCTCATAAATGT ACCATTCTCGGACCTCAGGTTCAATCCTGTGGAGGACATCTCCAGCTGCGCGAGAGAGCCGCCTCTCGAAATTGCCAAACCGGAACTTGTAAACGTCCACACAGTCCGGGTTTTGCGATCCGTGGAGGCTCAAATCCGTCTGTTGGCCCTGCCGGTCCGGCCCTTCCACCACACCCCGTTCGTTACCTGCATGATCAGCGAGGGCACGCTTGCACTGCTATCTGCGTGCAACTTCCTGCTCAGGGGAAAGGAGCTGAGCATCGCGCGTGACCAGATTCGGATGATGATCGGCTGTCTCAAGACGTTGGGCGAGACTTGGCCGAGAACAGAGAGAAATGTGCAGGAGATCCAGACGGTTGCTCGGCATGTACTGAGGCTGGGGCCTAACGTGACGGCTGGCACCAGTAGCGGTACAAGGTCTAGTCGTGTGCCGAGCCTGTCTGCCGTCGAGAGAAGTTCCGACTCTCAGACTGGACCAGTGACCGACGATAACGATGTTTTCCCCTCCTTGGGCTCGATGGATGACGTTTGCGGTTGGTACAacctcgaggatcttggcccGCAATTTGCGGAATGGATCGGCAATGAGTAG